The Porphyromonas sp. oral taxon 275 DNA window CAGAAGCCGAACCACTTGCGTGGCTTGCCTCGGTAGTAGGCGAGGCGCCCGTCGAGCGAGTCGCCGAACCAGTTGATGGCGAAGCCTAGGGGCGTGAGTAGGAGCCACCAGCTCTCACCCGTCAGTGCCCCGAGGAGCATGAAGAGGGCTACGAGGAGGTTGCCACAGAGCCCGATGGTGGTGAGCATATTGGACGTGACCCACCGCGGCATACGCTCGACGAGGTAGGCAATGAGGGCGAGCTCCTGGGTGTGGAGCACGTTGGTGCGTTTGCGATCTTGGCTGATCGACTTCTTTGTATCCGACATAGGGTGTGATGTCTTTACGCTAGCTGGCCCCTAGAGGGAGGGGCGAGGCTGCTGTTCTTATTCTAGTTAAAGTACCAGCGGGGGCCAAGGCTTAGTCGCTACCTCAAGCGGCAGGCTAGCGTGGCTGGGCTAGCTGGGGCTGTGGGGCGGCTTTGCCCCCCTTGCCCCAGCGCTTGTAGTACTCGATGTTCTTATCTATGCGCTGCTTCTTGGCCGTGTCAGGCTTGACCTTGCGCAGCTCCTGGGGCTTCGACTCCATGGGATCTGTGGCCCGGATGTCCCACTGCTCCTCGGTGGTGAAGCCCTTCTTGATCGCGAAGGTCTGCGGGCAGTAGAAGACCTCCTCGGGCTGTCGTGGGTAGTCCCCAGGAGTGAAGGCTCCATCGCCGTCTGCGTCTACGATGAGGCGCAGGTAGTATTCCCCAGGCTTGAGGTCCTTGAAGCGCACTGCGAGGAGGCCAAGGCTATCCGAGGCTGCTGGCTTCGCGCTGGGCTGGCTTAGGCTATCGCTAGCAGCCTTTTGGGGGCTCTGGGTGAGGCTGTCTGCTGTGCCGCGTGCCTGCTGGCGCTGCTTGTTGAGCAGCTGCTGGAGGACGGCATCGGAGGCCTCGGACTGGGGTGCAGGGTTGGCCTTGGCCTGTGTCGAAGCGCGCTGCGCGCTGTCCTTATGAAGGGGGAGCGCCTTGGTCTGGGTGATGACGGCGTCGCTCTTGTCGAGGAGCTGCACGAGGGCGTGCTCGTGTATGCCCTTGAGTTGGACGGAGAGCTGGCCGAGCTCCTGCTCCGCAAGGGTGCTTTGGCTGAAGCTCAGCGAGTCGGCGGCTGCCCCGTAGATGTCGCGTACAGTGGCCGAGTCGAGCTTCAGCTGATACTGTCGCCCATAGCCTCGGGCGAAGTGTAGGCTGTAGCTGAGGCGGTCGAGACTGTCCTGTACGAGGGTGAAGTCAAGAGGCTTCGTCGTGGAGTCCACCGTCACCGTCAGCCGCAGCGCCTCCTTGGGCAGCTGAGCGAGGGGACGACTTGCGGTGATCTTGAGGCTATCCTCTAGGCTCTGGGCGCGTAGTCCTGTGGCGCCGCTCGCCAGTAGCTGCAGGGGGGACTTCTCTACCTCGCCCTTCTTGGTGCGCGGCGTCCGTAGGCGGGGCTTGAGGAAGCTAAGCGTATCGGTATGCAGGGCTACGCGCTGCAGGGAGTCGCTGCGCTCGTAGCTGAGGGCGAAGCGTACCGAGTCCCCAGCGATGAGCTCGGCATCACGTAGCCATAGGTCGAGGGTGCGGCCCTTCATGCTCGCCAGATAGAGCTGCGCAGCGGGAGCGCTCGGCTTGTCGAGGGAGCGGATGACGGGGAAGCTACCCGTCGGGGAGAGGAACTCGATGCGACAGAGGAGGCTATCCACTCGGCTGTGGCGCTCTATGCCCTTGCGGACGATGGTGGGCACGGAGTAGCGCAGGGCTACATCCTGGGGGTAGTAATAGGTATAGGGGCGCGTAATCAGGCTGTCGCGGTGGAGCGTGTCACGCCGCACGATGGAGTCGATGCGCAGCGTGTCGGTGCGCAGGCTGTCCTTGAGCGAGGTGCGGTAGCTGCGCGGGCTGAAGGCGAGCCCTTCGCTAGGCTCGTTGTAGCGGTAGTTCCTATCGTTATCCTTCGTGGCGAAGACGAGGTAGGTGGAGTCGGGGAGGCCTCTCAGGGTGAAGCGCCCCATCTTGTTGCTCTTGGATACGTAGGGGAAGGTACGCTGGGCGAGCGTGCTGTCGCTCATCTGCCCTGGGTGGTAGGCGCCGATGAGCAGGTCGCCGATGGGCTCGTAGGTGAGGGCATCGACGACGCGCCCCGAGACCTGCATGGAGTCTACTCTGTCCCCCGTGGAGAAGAGGTAGGAGAAGTCCTCGAGGGCGTTGTCCTCATTGTTGTCCATGATCGCGTCATCGAAGTAGAAGCTGTAGGTTGTCGCTGGGCGCAGGCTATCCTCTAGATAGATGATGACGCTGTGCCCGCTGGTGGTGATGCGCGCGGGCTTGAGCTGGGCGGGGGATACGATGATCTTATCCTGGTCGCTGGAGAGCTTGATATACTCGTCGAAGTTGAGGACGAGCCGTCGGCTACGTACCCCCGTGGCCTTGTTCGAGGGGTTGGCCTGCAGGAGGCGTGGAGGCTGGGTATCGTAGGGGCCTCCCTCTGGGGCGCCTTGGTTCGCACAGCTGCCGATGAAGAGGGCGCTGAGGAGGAAGGCAAGGACGAAGCAGAGGGTATGCTTGGGATAGGTCATCTAGGAGGTCTGTCGTTGGGAGTCTTTAGTGAGCAGCGGCCTTGGCCTTCTTGCTCGTCATGATCTTGAGGACGTGCTGGTCGGTCAGAGCCATACCCTCACGCCCTAGCTCGGCGAGGTTGCTGATGCAGCGGTCTATGTCCTCATCCACGATCCCCTCGTTGCCCGTCACGACCTGGCCCTGCATGGACAGGAGGGCGGCGATCATCGCGGAGCCCACGCCCGTGGATGCCTTGAGGCTGCAGCTGGGCTTGGCGCCATCGCAGATCATCCCTGCGACATTGCCTATCATGTTCTTGATCGCACCGATGGCCTGGTCTCGTGTGCCGCCGAGGAGGTAGGTCAGGGCGCAGGCCGTGCCTACCCCCGAGACGACCATGCCACAGAGGCAGGATAGACGCCCCAGCTGCTGCTTGATGTAGATGACGATGAGGCTGCTGAGCATCAGCGCCCGTGTAGCCTCCTCGCGGCTCGCCCCCTGGTGCTCGGCGAAGGTGAGGACGGGGAGCATGGAGGAGATCCCTTGGTTGCCGCTGCCCGAGTTGCTCATCACCGTCACGGGCGCTCCGTCCATGCGGGCATCGCAGGCCGAGCTCGTGTAGGTGAGCATCTGCGCCAGCACCGTGTCGCCGAAGAACTGCTTCCCGAGGTCACTCTGCATCATCTTCCCGAGCTGGTGTCCGCAGCTGTGCCCGAGGGAGTACTCACTGGCACGCTTGTTCTGCTGGGCCGCCTCGTAGATGAAGTCCATGTCCTCGATGGGTCCCGTGAGGGAGTATTCGTAGACGAGGTCGAAGTCGAGGCGGATGTCCGTGCCCTGCTCGGGGCAAGGCGAGCCCTCACGCTCTGTCTCGACGCTCTGTCTCGAGGCTCGCTGGGGGACACCGTCCAGCTCCAGCTCCGTGAGCCCCGTGTGCGTGCGGCAGAGGACGGCGCGTGCGCAGTGCCCCGCAGTGTCCTCCAGGAGTGCCTCTACGTAGAGCTTGTCGATGCCCTCGCCCTCCTTGAGTCCGATGGTAATGAGACCACTGTCTACGAGCTCCTTGGCGTGCTGGAGCTCCTCGCAGCTGAAGCAGTCGAGCAGCTCCAGCTGCTTCTCCGGCCGTGCTAGGATGACCCCGAGGGCGAT harbors:
- a CDS encoding Ig-like domain-containing protein — translated: MTYPKHTLCFVLAFLLSALFIGSCANQGAPEGGPYDTQPPRLLQANPSNKATGVRSRRLVLNFDEYIKLSSDQDKIIVSPAQLKPARITTSGHSVIIYLEDSLRPATTYSFYFDDAIMDNNEDNALEDFSYLFSTGDRVDSMQVSGRVVDALTYEPIGDLLIGAYHPGQMSDSTLAQRTFPYVSKSNKMGRFTLRGLPDSTYLVFATKDNDRNYRYNEPSEGLAFSPRSYRTSLKDSLRTDTLRIDSIVRRDTLHRDSLITRPYTYYYPQDVALRYSVPTIVRKGIERHSRVDSLLCRIEFLSPTGSFPVIRSLDKPSAPAAQLYLASMKGRTLDLWLRDAELIAGDSVRFALSYERSDSLQRVALHTDTLSFLKPRLRTPRTKKGEVEKSPLQLLASGATGLRAQSLEDSLKITASRPLAQLPKEALRLTVTVDSTTKPLDFTLVQDSLDRLSYSLHFARGYGRQYQLKLDSATVRDIYGAAADSLSFSQSTLAEQELGQLSVQLKGIHEHALVQLLDKSDAVITQTKALPLHKDSAQRASTQAKANPAPQSEASDAVLQQLLNKQRQQARGTADSLTQSPQKAASDSLSQPSAKPAASDSLGLLAVRFKDLKPGEYYLRLIVDADGDGAFTPGDYPRQPEEVFYCPQTFAIKKGFTTEEQWDIRATDPMESKPQELRKVKPDTAKKQRIDKNIEYYKRWGKGGKAAPQPQLAQPR
- a CDS encoding serine dehydratase subunit alpha family protein, which encodes MLTPCQLKQIAELVHREVVPATGCTEPAAVALTVAYAASLLEDRAQLSRVEVLLSANMLKNALGVGIPGTSMFGIPIAIALGVILARPEKQLELLDCFSCEELQHAKELVDSGLITIGLKEGEGIDKLYVEALLEDTAGHCARAVLCRTHTGLTELELDGVPQRASRQSVETEREGSPCPEQGTDIRLDFDLVYEYSLTGPIEDMDFIYEAAQQNKRASEYSLGHSCGHQLGKMMQSDLGKQFFGDTVLAQMLTYTSSACDARMDGAPVTVMSNSGSGNQGISSMLPVLTFAEHQGASREEATRALMLSSLIVIYIKQQLGRLSCLCGMVVSGVGTACALTYLLGGTRDQAIGAIKNMIGNVAGMICDGAKPSCSLKASTGVGSAMIAALLSMQGQVVTGNEGIVDEDIDRCISNLAELGREGMALTDQHVLKIMTSKKAKAAAH